From a region of the Impatiens glandulifera chromosome 4, dImpGla2.1, whole genome shotgun sequence genome:
- the LOC124934729 gene encoding uncharacterized protein LOC124934729, producing the protein MSSTRSTRDAAAMKIGREGNVTLSYPLLTKSNYSLWAFKIRVNLQAQGVWEAVMFEDVDERMDRMALAAIYQALPEDVLLLVAEKDSAKLAWETLKTMHVGVERVNENGESVDDFAMKLTSNLTGIRSLGETVEEISVVKKFLRALPQTYIQIVTAIEQFGDLKNMIVKEIKNGEAGFSSRSSSRSGNGGDNRGRGKGQGKVKGEVVQEAHLDKKVPNPAKTRAQ; encoded by the exons atgtcgtCGACAAGATCAACCAGGGATGCGGCGgcaatgaagattggaagagaagggaACGTGACGCTCTCCTAtccgttactcacgaagagtaactactcgtTGTGGGCATTCAAGATAcgggtaaacttacaagcacaaggagtgtgggaagCCGTGATGTTCGAAGATGTCGACGAACGGATGGATAGAATGGCTCTCGCcgccatctatcaagcactCCCTGAGGACGTCCTTCTATTAGTGGCTGAGAAGGATTCCGCCAAACTAGCGTGGGAGACGctaaagacaatgcatgttggagtggagagagtcaatGAG AATGGGGAATCGGTGGATGATTtcgccatgaaattgacatccaaTTTGACTGGTATCCGCTCGTTAGGAGAGACGGTGGAGGAGATCTCTgtcgtcaagaagttccttagagccttaccacaaacatacatacaGATCGTTACAgcgatcgagcaatttggtgacctcaagaatatgattGTCAAAGAGATC aaaaacggAGAAGCCGGTTTTTCTTCTAGATCATCGAGTCGTAGCGGCAACGGTGGAGATAATCGAGGTCGTGGCAAAGGGCAAGGAAAGGTCAAAGGCGAGGTTGTGCAGGAAGCTCACCTCGACAAGAAGGTACCAAACCCCGCAAAGACAAGAGCACAAtga